In Ignavibacteriales bacterium, a single genomic region encodes these proteins:
- the cfa gene encoding cyclopropane fatty acyl phospholipid synthase, protein MNSQTYEALVGQLLKIAVVKINGSDPWDIQVHNKDIFRRAVTEGELGIGESYMYGWWDADKIDELINKILRAQIDKKVRRNLSILFKLFSSRIFNLQSKRRAFIIGEKHYDLGNDLFENMLDKRMNYSCAYWKNSISLDEAQENKLELICEKLYLKPGMKILDIGCGWGAFGKYAAEKYEVEVVGITVSKEQVELGRKLCEGLPVEFRLMDYREINEKYDRIVSVGMIEHVGYKNYRAYFEVADRCLKNEGLFLLHTIGNIKSTGSIDPWTHKYIFPNGMLPSISQLSKAVENLFVIEDLHNFGADYDKTLMAWYGNFRNNWDIIKDRYDERFYRMWKYFLLSSAGSFRSRRNQLWQIVLSKNGVLGGYQSIR, encoded by the coding sequence ATGAACTCTCAAACTTACGAAGCGTTAGTAGGACAGTTACTTAAAATTGCAGTCGTTAAAATTAATGGTAGTGATCCTTGGGATATTCAAGTCCATAATAAGGATATTTTCAGACGAGCAGTTACAGAAGGTGAGCTGGGAATCGGCGAATCATATATGTATGGCTGGTGGGATGCTGATAAAATTGACGAACTGATTAACAAAATTTTACGAGCGCAAATAGACAAGAAAGTCCGGCGAAATCTATCAATCTTGTTCAAACTCTTTTCTTCGAGGATCTTTAATTTACAATCGAAACGGCGAGCGTTCATAATAGGCGAAAAGCATTATGATTTGGGAAACGATCTTTTCGAGAATATGCTGGATAAAAGAATGAACTACAGCTGCGCTTATTGGAAAAATTCAATTTCTTTGGATGAAGCACAAGAGAATAAGCTGGAGTTGATTTGTGAAAAACTTTATCTCAAACCAGGGATGAAGATTTTAGATATTGGCTGCGGGTGGGGCGCTTTTGGTAAATATGCCGCTGAAAAGTACGAAGTGGAAGTTGTTGGTATTACTGTTTCAAAAGAGCAGGTTGAACTAGGCAGAAAATTATGTGAAGGGCTGCCGGTGGAATTTCGTTTAATGGATTATCGTGAGATAAATGAAAAATACGATAGGATAGTAAGTGTAGGAATGATAGAACACGTTGGCTATAAAAATTATAGAGCATACTTTGAAGTTGCGGATCGATGCTTGAAAAATGAAGGTTTGTTCCTTCTTCATACCATTGGGAATATTAAATCTACAGGGTCAATCGACCCATGGACGCACAAATATATTTTCCCAAACGGAATGCTGCCCTCGATTTCCCAATTAAGCAAAGCCGTTGAAAATCTTTTTGTGATAGAAGATTTACACAACTTTGGTGCTGATTACGATAAAACGTTAATGGCTTGGTATGGAAATTTTAGAAACAATTGGGATATTATTAAAGATAGATACGATGAGCGATTTTACAGAATGTGGAAATACTTTTTACTTTCTTCTGCCGGTTCATTCAGATCAAGACGCAATCAGCTTTGGCAAATTGTTTTGTCAAAAAATGGTGTGCTTGGTGGTTATCAATCAATAAGGTAA